In the genome of Bacteroidota bacterium, one region contains:
- a CDS encoding pitrilysin family protein: MFRFTLAILLFFIPLLLVARGEEESKIFPYQMNQVTLDNGLKIFSVPFPSPGIVAYYTVVRAGSRNEIEPGLSGFAHFFEHMMFRGTEKYDKDKYNDVLKIMGADNNAFTTDDYTAYHTLASSAELETIMDIESDRFMNLKYSEEDFKTEAGAILGEYNKNFSSPFMTIYEKLRESSYEKHAYKHTTMGFLTDILDMPNQYNYSLKFFDRWYRPENCAVIVVGDFDQNKLVELAHKYYGNWKRGSFSLNVPIDAMQKKEKVVNLTWKAKTLPILAMGYRGPAFSIDELEMPTMDIISQIVFSQTSPLYNNLVIEQQLVEFVEGSQGDSRDPGLFMIFTRIKDPNKINLVRDEIYSALEEIKNKPVTDEKLSTIKSYLKYSFAMGLNNVDAIAGKLSHYYQITGDPESMNKVYALYEKITPEDILVVAEKYFTKENRTVVTLVEEGSK, encoded by the coding sequence ATGTTCCGTTTCACCTTAGCGATTTTACTCTTCTTCATCCCTCTTCTGTTAGTTGCTCGTGGCGAAGAGGAGAGTAAAATTTTCCCTTATCAAATGAATCAAGTTACTTTAGATAATGGTTTAAAAATATTTTCAGTTCCATTTCCAAGTCCGGGAATTGTTGCTTACTACACTGTTGTTCGTGCCGGTTCACGTAACGAAATTGAGCCGGGACTTTCGGGCTTTGCTCACTTCTTCGAACACATGATGTTTCGAGGCACCGAGAAGTACGACAAGGATAAATACAACGACGTCCTGAAAATTATGGGCGCCGATAACAACGCATTCACCACCGACGATTACACCGCTTATCACACTTTGGCAAGCTCTGCCGAACTTGAAACAATTATGGATATTGAATCCGACAGGTTTATGAATCTAAAATATTCAGAAGAAGATTTTAAAACCGAGGCAGGTGCAATTTTAGGTGAGTACAATAAAAACTTCTCCAGTCCCTTTATGACGATATATGAGAAACTTCGTGAGTCCTCCTACGAAAAGCATGCATACAAACACACAACAATGGGCTTCCTCACAGACATTCTCGATATGCCAAATCAGTACAATTACAGTTTAAAATTTTTCGACAGATGGTATCGCCCTGAAAATTGTGCTGTAATCGTAGTAGGCGATTTCGATCAGAATAAATTAGTTGAACTTGCACACAAATATTATGGTAATTGGAAACGGGGCAGCTTCAGTCTGAATGTTCCGATTGATGCAATGCAGAAAAAAGAAAAAGTAGTGAACTTAACATGGAAAGCCAAAACACTTCCTATATTAGCAATGGGGTATCGCGGTCCGGCATTTAGCATAGACGAACTTGAGATGCCGACAATGGATATAATATCTCAAATTGTGTTTTCACAAACTTCCCCCCTATACAATAATTTGGTGATCGAACAACAATTAGTTGAATTTGTTGAAGGCAGTCAGGGTGACTCTCGAGATCCGGGATTGTTCATGATTTTTACACGAATTAAAGATCCCAATAAAATCAATTTAGTTCGGGATGAAATTTATTCCGCTCTCGAAGAAATCAAAAATAAACCTGTAACTGACGAGAAATTATCTACAATCAAATCGTATCTAAAATATAGTTTTGCGATGGGGTTGAATAATGTCGATGCAATAGCCGGCAAACTCAGCCACTACTACCAAATAACTGGGGATCCGGAAAGTATGAATAAAGTTTATGCATTATACGAAAAAATTACGCCTGAGGATATTTTGGTTGTTGCGGAGAAATATTTCACTAAAGAAAACAGAACTGTTGTTACATTAGTCGAGGAGGGTTCAAAATGA
- a CDS encoding TonB-dependent receptor translates to MRNIFVIPALILFTISVLYPQSDSVRYELKPVVVTATRISEAWLEVPLALSIVDTKDLQQVRGYGLDEALSSIPGIMVQSRYGNQDVRLTIRGFGARGAGERSNAGTSRGIRVLMDGIPETEPDGRTSFDLIEISSAERIEVIRSNTSALWGNASGGVVNFISNTSFENPFINLQSTLGSFGYRKELLNLGTNIGSGKFFLTFSNTNFDGWREHSASTRALLHTGLLSSIGQNSTLGIYLTAASNFFRIPGPLTQTQFDTNPQQAQNDTSNYKPTYVQRDERRHNRLGRVAIKLSHYINDHSGITASVFVTPKVLQRSERNTFRDFNRYHIGGNIVYRNSFIINPDLKNTLLLGLDEAYQDGSILFYNLVNGQRGTTLSTNKREGANNFGIFAQDEFFVGNHISLILGARYDDITYYSDNNIKPHLNASRSFKQLTPKAAVTYLFNPAHSIYANFGGGVEVPAGNEVDPPSTTGEDTVTSLNPLLEPIRSATFEIGTKQILTFGESPILKSLIYDLSVYLIEIKNDLIPYRDGRFYFTAGKTKRIGAELGFTLISDYGFTLKTAFTYSQNKYVEYVIDSVHYTKPGKFRDLKDNKMAGVPDIFYRTNLKYAPTFFRNIFCELTIQAVGDYYADDSNTLTVPAYNVINLTVGFEDLKLISDKLVIRGFVGINNLTDKKYAASAFINPDVDRISKQYPIFLEPGLPTNCVGSISVYWNF, encoded by the coding sequence ATGAGAAATATTTTTGTAATTCCCGCCCTAATTCTATTTACAATTTCGGTACTTTATCCTCAATCCGACAGTGTCCGGTATGAATTAAAGCCGGTTGTAGTTACTGCCACACGAATATCAGAAGCGTGGCTTGAAGTTCCGCTCGCCTTGAGTATCGTGGATACAAAAGATTTACAGCAAGTAAGAGGTTACGGACTTGATGAAGCGCTTTCAAGCATTCCCGGCATAATGGTACAATCGCGTTATGGAAATCAGGATGTGCGGCTGACAATTCGCGGTTTCGGTGCCCGCGGTGCCGGCGAAAGGTCAAATGCCGGAACATCACGCGGAATTCGAGTTCTGATGGATGGAATTCCTGAAACCGAACCAGATGGCAGAACATCTTTTGATTTAATCGAAATTTCATCTGCAGAAAGAATTGAAGTAATACGTTCCAATACATCAGCTTTATGGGGGAATGCGTCCGGCGGTGTGGTCAATTTTATTTCTAATACATCATTCGAAAACCCATTCATCAATTTACAATCAACCCTCGGAAGTTTTGGCTACAGGAAAGAGCTTCTTAATTTAGGGACGAATATCGGCAGCGGAAAATTTTTCTTAACATTCAGCAATACTAATTTTGACGGTTGGAGAGAACACTCGGCAAGTACTCGTGCTTTGTTGCACACTGGACTCCTCTCCTCTATCGGTCAAAATTCTACTCTGGGGATTTATCTGACCGCTGCGAGCAACTTTTTTAGAATACCTGGACCTCTAACACAAACACAGTTTGATACGAATCCGCAGCAAGCACAAAACGATACATCGAACTACAAACCAACTTATGTTCAGCGGGATGAGAGAAGACATAATCGGTTAGGGCGAGTGGCAATTAAATTATCACACTACATCAACGATCACAGCGGTATTACTGCATCTGTATTTGTAACACCCAAAGTTTTACAACGTTCAGAAAGAAATACTTTCAGAGATTTCAATCGTTATCATATCGGCGGAAATATTGTTTATAGAAATTCGTTTATAATAAATCCGGATTTAAAAAATACATTGCTTCTTGGATTGGACGAAGCATATCAGGATGGCTCGATATTATTTTATAATCTTGTGAACGGTCAACGTGGTACAACTTTGAGTACTAACAAACGCGAAGGGGCAAATAATTTTGGAATTTTTGCACAAGACGAATTTTTTGTTGGAAATCATATAAGTTTAATTCTTGGCGCGCGTTACGACGATATCACTTATTATAGTGATAACAATATCAAACCACATCTTAACGCCTCCAGATCATTTAAACAACTTACGCCTAAAGCGGCAGTAACTTATCTTTTTAATCCGGCTCATAGCATATATGCAAATTTTGGGGGCGGAGTTGAAGTGCCCGCGGGAAACGAAGTCGATCCTCCAAGCACAACAGGAGAGGATACTGTTACATCTCTTAATCCATTATTAGAACCAATTAGATCTGCCACTTTCGAAATCGGGACAAAACAAATTCTGACATTCGGAGAATCCCCGATTTTGAAATCTCTCATCTACGATTTGTCTGTTTATTTAATTGAAATCAAAAATGATCTCATTCCATATAGAGATGGACGATTTTACTTTACTGCAGGAAAAACGAAGAGGATTGGTGCTGAATTGGGTTTTACCCTGATCTCTGATTATGGTTTTACTTTAAAAACTGCTTTTACTTATTCTCAGAATAAATATGTTGAGTATGTGATTGATTCGGTTCATTATACAAAGCCAGGAAAATTTAGAGATCTGAAAGACAATAAAATGGCAGGTGTGCCGGATATTTTTTATAGAACAAATTTAAAATATGCACCAACATTTTTCCGCAATATTTTTTGTGAATTGACTATTCAAGCTGTAGGAGATTATTACGCCGACGACTCAAACACACTTACTGTTCCTGCTTACAATGTAATAAATCTCACAGTCGGATTTGAAGATTTGAAATTAATTTCCGACAAACTTGTGATCCGAGGGTTTGTTGGTATAAATAATTTAACAGATAAAAAATATGCAGCATCGGCATTCATCAATCCCGATGTAGATCGAATATCTAAACAATATCCGATATTTCTTGAACCCGGTTTACCGACGAATTGTGTTGGGTCAATCTCGGTATATTGGAATTTTTAA